The Longimicrobium sp. genome includes the window CGTCGGCCAGCTTCCCGGCCGCGAGCGTCCCCACCCGGTCGTCCACGTCCAGCAGCTTCGCCGCGCTGCGGGTGCCGGCCACGATCGCCTGCATCGGCGTCATCCCGCCCCAGTCCACCATCAGCGTGAACTCGTGGCCGTTGGCGCCGTGCGCGCCCACCCCCGCGTCGGTGCCGAGCGCCACCGGCACCCCCAGGCGCACCGCCGTGCGGATGGCGTTGCGCATCGCGTTCCCGGCGGCGCGCGCCTTCTCCGCCCGGAGGCCCGTGAGCACCCCCGAGTCCGCCGCCCGGAGCACCGTCTCGCCCGCCGAGAGGGTGGGCACCAGGAAGGTGCCGCGCTGGGCCATCATCCGCGCCCCCTCCTCGTCCAGGAACGAGCCGTGCTCGATGGAGGCGACGCCCGCGCGCACCGCCACCTTGATCCCCTCGGTGCCGTGCGCGTGCGCCAGCACCCTGCGCTCCAGCAGCCGGGCCTCGTCGACGATGGCCTTCATCTCGTCGAAGGTGTACTGCTGCACCCCCACCGCGTCGCCCTCCGAGAGCACGCCCCCCGTCGCGCAGGTCTTGATCACGTCGGCGCCGTACTTCACCTGGTAGCGCGCCGCCGCCATCACCTCGCTCTCGCCGTTGGCCACGCCGGAGCGCCAGTCGGCCTCCACGACCCCCGGGCGGAAGCCGTTCTCGTCGCAGTGCCCGCCGGTGATCCCCAGCGCGTGCCCGCTGGCCAGGATGCGCGGGCCGATCACGAAGCCCTGGTTGATCAGGTTGCGCAGCGCCACGTCGGCGAAGCCGTCGGAGCCCGCGTTGCGCACCGTGGTGAAGCCCGCCATCAGCGTGCGGCGCGCGTTCTCCACCCCCAGGATCGGTCCCACCGCCGGCAGGTCGCGCACGGACGCGTCGTCGCCCGCGGGGTCGCCCAGCGTGCGCCCGATGATGTGCACGTGCGCGTCGATGAAGCCGGGGAGCAGGGTGGCGTCGCCCAGGTCGATCACCCGCGCGCCGGCGGGCTCGGCCACGCTCCCCTGCCGCCCCACGGCCACGATGCGGTCGTCGGTGACCACCACCACGCCGTTCTGCACGGCCGCCGCGCCGGTGCCGTCGATCAGCCGCGCCGCGCGCAGCACCACCGTCCCCGAGCCGCGCAGGGGGTAGTTGGTGGCGGCCGCGCGCTGGGCGTGCGAGTCGGACGCCGACGCGAGGAGCAGCGCAGCCGTGGCCGCCGCCGCGCTGACGAGGGATCGGATCACGGGTTCCTCCTGGGATCGGTGGATCGGAGATGAGGGGAGGGACATCATAGCGCGCCGGGGCGCGGCGAGAAACCGCGCCCGAAGCCGGCGCGGCGGTCTCGTGTCAGATTCGGAAAAACTTCAGGACTCACGCAGAGCAGCAGAGTCAGCAGAGGAAAACGAAGGTGTTCTCTGCTGACTCTGCTGCTCTGGCGTGAGAAAAGTCTTTTACCGGATTCGATGATCAGCTGAAGGGGACGTTCGCGCAGCCGCCCATCCCGGCGATCTTCGCGTCCATCCGCTGCCAGAGCTGCGCCGCCTCCAGCTCGGCCACAGTCCAGTTGCGCAGCGTCTCCAGCACCTCGCTCTCGGTGTGCGGGCGATTGGCCGCCAGGTCCTCGCAGTGCTCGCGCAGCAGGTAGTTCGGCAGGTGCTGGATGGCCAGCTCGCGCGGGCGCCGGCCCACGTTGTTGCTCTTCTGCGCGTCGGGGACCCCCGCGCCGAACCAGGCGTCGAAGCGGGCCTGGTCGATCAGCAGCTCCCCGGCCGGGTACGGCGGCGTGCACCGGGTGAGCGCGTTGTACGGGTCGTCGCCGTGCGTCAGGTAGCGCCCCTCGGAGACGAAGTGCGGGATCGCGTGCCCGCCCGCCGTCACCAGGCGCGCGGGGACGTTCAGCACCCGCAGCAGCGCGCGCAGGAACCCCGTGGTCCCCCAGCACCCGCCCGTGCGGTTGCGGATGGTGGCGTTCCCGGTGGTGGGAGTGCCGGAGATCACGCGCGACACGGGCGGGAGGCCGCGGTACTGCCACTGCGCCTCCATGTTCCCGGCCTCGTACGGCCCCGAGAAGTGGATCAGGTTCGCCCGCGACCACTCCAGCAGCTTCCCCAGCGTGGACAGGCGGTCGTGCCCGATGAGCCCCTGCGTTCCCAGGAAGGCGAAGACCACGTCCGGCGGGGCGGGCGTGGCCGCGCCCTTCGAGAACTCCACCTCGTACCCGGACTGGGCCGCGCGCCAGCGGAACATCTCGCGGCTGTCCAGCAGGTACGGGAGCTGGTCGGCCGGGTAGCCGGTGAGCGACCACGGCACCCACTGGCCCAGCTCGATCGCCAGCGACAGCCCCACGTGCGCGGCGAAGAGCCCCCACGCCTGCGCCTCGGAGATCACCGTGGTGGGGAAGGCGTTGTCGGCGAGCGCCGCCAGGTTGGCGGGCGGGTCGGCGAGCCCCGTGGGCTGGCGGTTCCAGGCGCCCAGGAAGGCGGCCCGCAGCGCGTCCTTGCGGGACTGCGGCCACCCCGGGTACGCCAGCGCGCCCGACGGCGACTCCCACACCAGCGCCGAGCAGACCGCCGGGTGCGCGGCGAGCCAGGCCGCCAGGTCGGGCGCGGCCTCCGTCTCGCCCACCGGCTCCATGGTGGAGGTGGAGAGCCGCTTGAGCGCGGCGTCGTAGGTGACCGGCTTCTCGTTGCGCAGGAGGTCGAGCACGTACTCCGACTCCTCGCTCCCCAGCCCGGCGATGGTGTCGGCCCCGCCCTCGGCGTAGTAGACCACCACCGACACGGTGCCGCCCACGTTCTGGAAGGCCGCGTAGCTCGCGACCGTCTTGCGGGCCATCTACTCCCCCTCCCCGACCGGCTCGGGGTTGTAGGTGGAGAGGCGCTTGAGGTCGGCGTCGTACGACATCGGCTTCTCGTTGCGCAGCAGGTCCACCACGTGGCGCGCCTCGGCCAGCGGGAGGTTGGCGATGGTGTCGGCGCCGCCGCCCTGGTAGTAGACCACCACCGACGACGTGCCGCCGACGTTGTGGAAGACGGCGTAGTGCGTGACGATCTTGCGGGCCATGGAATCTCCGTCCGTGGGAATGGTGAGGAGGCGAGGGAGCCCGGGCGTGCGCGCCGGGCCGCCGGAGGGTGCCGCGAGGGGAGCCGAAGCGGCCCCGACGAAGCTAAGCGAGCGCCCGTCGGCGCAAAAGGAATTTCTCTTCCCCGTCCTCTTCTCCTCCACGGGGCGGAGGTGCGCCCGCCGGGCCTTCTCCCCATCTTGTCCCCGCGAGTACGGATGCTGCACGCAGGGCGGGATCGACGGCGGACGGCGACGCGGGAGGAGAGCCTTGGCGGGACGGGAGCCGGGAGGCGGTCGGTGGACGGAGCACACGGTGGGCGAGGGCGAGGCGGGGCGCACCGTGCAGGAGGTCCTCACCGGGACCATGGGGATCTCGCGGCGGATGATCCAGAAGCTCACCCGGGCCAGGGGGATCCTGCTGAACCGCCGCCCCGCGTTCCTGGGCCGCAAGGTGAAGGCGGGCGACGTGGTGGCCGCGCGCGTGCGCTACGAGGAGGAGGCCGGCCTGGAGCCCGTGGCGATGGAGCTCTCCGTCGTCCACGAAGACGCCGACGTGCTGGTGCTCGACAAGCCGGCCGGCGTCCTCGTCCACCCCACCTCGCCCGAGCAGAAGGCCACCCTCTCGCACGGCGTGGCGCACCACTTCCAGCGGCAGGGCCTGCGCGCCAAGGTGCGCCCCGTGCACCGCATCGACCGCGACACCTCGGGGCTGGTGCTCTTCGCCAAGTCCGCCGACGCGCACCAGCGGCTGGACCGGCAGCTGCGCGAGCGCGAGCTGGTCCGCGTCTACCTGGCCCTGGTGGAGGGCTCCGTCGCCGAAGACGCCGGGGTGCTCGACGCGCCGATCGGCCCGCACCCGCGCGCGCCCCACCTGCGCTCCGTGCGCCCCGACGGCGAGCCCGCGCGCACCCGCTTCCGCGTGGTGGAGCGCTTCCCCGCGGCCACGCTGCTGGAGCTGGAGCTCGACACGGGCCGCACGCACCAGGTGCGCGTGCACATGCTGCACGCCGGCCACCCCGTCCTGGGCGACCGCCAGTACGGCCGCGCGGGCGCGGGGCTGATCGGGCGGCAGGCGCTGCACGCGTCCCGCCTCTCCTTCGCCCACCCGTCCACCGGCGCGGCGCTCGCCTTCGAGGCCCCCCTGCCGGACGACATGGCCGCCCTGGTCGAGCGCCTGCGAGGCACGCGTACGGACCAGGGCTGACCCGGAAAACGGCAGGCCTCACGCAGAGTCAGCGGAATCAGCAGAGAAACCTCTCCCCTGACCGCCGACCTGCGTGAGGCAGGTCTTTTCGGATTCATACCGTTTTCGAGATTCGCTGTGCATTGGGAAGCTGTCATTCCGAGTGGAGCCCGATGCGCTGATCTCGCGTTTGCCACCGAAGTCGGCCGGGCTCCCGAGGAATCTACTCGCGGCCGGCAGGAGGCCGGACCGATGCATGGAGCCAGCGTCCGGGCGGGGTGAGTAGATTCCTCGGGCGCCGCCCAGCTGAAGTGTGAAATCCGGATCGGTGCCGCGGCGCCGCTCGGAATGACATGGTATGGTTCGCGAAAGGACCGGATTGCACACTGATTCCTGGAATCCGGTATCAGTTGATCCGGTAGTGATGCAGGTCCGGTGGCCTCTTCCCGGATCGGCCGATGAAGAAAAGCGGCCCGCCGGGAAGGTTCCCGGCGGGCCGTGATGCCGTGCGCCTTGGGTCGGACCCGGCGCCGGCTGCTCAGGACCGGGGACGCTCGCCGCGCTCCCCGCGCTCGATGCGCTCGCGCTCGCCCCGCTCCCCGCGGAAGCGGCGGCCGCGCTCGCCGCGCCGGCCGTGCTCGCGGCGCAACTCGCGGATCTGCTGCTTCTGCGCGTCGGTGAGCACGTCCATCGCCTCGCGCATGGCGGTGCGGTGCGCCTCGCGGAGCTGCTCGGCCAGCGGGCGCGCCTGCTCGCGGGCGCGCTCCAGCGCCTGGCGCTGCTCGGGGGTGAGCCGCGGCCGCTCGCCGCCGCGCTCGCCCGGCTCGCCGCGCCGCTCGCGCAGCCCCGGCACCGCCTGCTCGTGCAGGGCCGTGATGCGCTCGCGCAGCGGGCGGGCCTGGCTCTCCAGGCGCTGCTGGATGGTCTCCAGGCGGCGCACCTGGTCGGTCGTCAGGCGGAGCTGCTCGCGGCGCTCCAGCAGGCCCTGGAGCGGGTTGCCGCGGGGGCGGCGCATGCCGCGCATGCGGCCGTGCATTCCCTCGTGGCGCCCCTCCATGCGGAGGCGCTCGGGCCGGTCGGGGCGGGGCTGGTCCTGCTGCGCCAGGAGCGGGGCCGGCGCCAGGAGCGCCACCGCCAGCGCCAGGGATCGGATCTTCATCGGTCTTCCTCTCGGGTGTCCGGGTGCGACGGCAACCTGCTATGGGGTTGCGACGCGCAGGGTTACAGCGGGCGGAGGAAGATCGTTGGTTAGGGGAGGATTAGCGCGTCCGGTGGGGCCGGAAGGGCGGCTGAAGCCGCGGCAACAACCGCAGCAAGCCTCGCCACGGCCGTCGGCGCGGAGGGTGGAATCGGCGCGCGCGAGGCTTCAACCGCACGCGGGCGACGAGTGCCGCGGTGGATGGCGAGTTTCGGTGTCGCGGCAGCCTCGGCGCGGTCGAGGCAGGCCTCGCCCCTACGAGACGACGTGTGTGATGACGGTGATGAGAAGCGCGAGACTCGCCCCCGCGTCCCCTCCCACCGCTTGCGGGGGGAGGCTGGGAGGGGGGCACCCCGCCGCGGCATGCGCCGATGCGCGTCGGACAATCGACCAAACGGCGGGCGGCGGCCCCGCACCGGGGAGCCGCCGCCCGTCGTCACCTCCGCCGATCGATCCCGGTGCCGCTCAGTTGCTGCGCGAGGCGCTGGTCGCGGGCTGGGCGGGCTGCTGCTGGCGCGGGCCGGCGTTCTTCACGTAGCGGTCCATCCAGCGCACCATCTCGGCCAGAGTGTGCAGCGTGGACTCGCGGGCGCGGTAGCCGTGCGCCTCGTAGGGGAGCACCACGTAGCGCACCGTGGCGCCGTGGCCCTTGAGCGCGGCGTACATCCGCTCGCTCTGGATCGGGAAGGTCCCCGAGTTGTCGTCCATCTCGCCGTGGATCATCAGGATCGGCTCGTTGATCCGGTTCGCGTAGGTGAACGGGCTCATCCTGGTGTACGTGTCGGTCGCCTGCCAGTAGGTGCGCTGCTCGGCCTGGAAGCCGAACGGGGTGAGCGTGCGGTTGTACGCCCCCGAGCGCGCGATCCCCGCGC containing:
- a CDS encoding amidohydrolase family protein, whose product is MIRSLVSAAAATAALLLASASDSHAQRAAATNYPLRGSGTVVLRAARLIDGTGAAAVQNGVVVVTDDRIVAVGRQGSVAEPAGARVIDLGDATLLPGFIDAHVHIIGRTLGDPAGDDASVRDLPAVGPILGVENARRTLMAGFTTVRNAGSDGFADVALRNLINQGFVIGPRILASGHALGITGGHCDENGFRPGVVEADWRSGVANGESEVMAAARYQVKYGADVIKTCATGGVLSEGDAVGVQQYTFDEMKAIVDEARLLERRVLAHAHGTEGIKVAVRAGVASIEHGSFLDEEGARMMAQRGTFLVPTLSAGETVLRAADSGVLTGLRAEKARAAGNAMRNAIRTAVRLGVPVALGTDAGVGAHGANGHEFTLMVDWGGMTPMQAIVAGTRSAAKLLDVDDRVGTLAAGKLADVVAVRGDPLRDVRALENGVVFVMKNGVVHRQP
- a CDS encoding RluA family pseudouridine synthase, with the protein product MAGREPGGGRWTEHTVGEGEAGRTVQEVLTGTMGISRRMIQKLTRARGILLNRRPAFLGRKVKAGDVVAARVRYEEEAGLEPVAMELSVVHEDADVLVLDKPAGVLVHPTSPEQKATLSHGVAHHFQRQGLRAKVRPVHRIDRDTSGLVLFAKSADAHQRLDRQLRERELVRVYLALVEGSVAEDAGVLDAPIGPHPRAPHLRSVRPDGEPARTRFRVVERFPAATLLELELDTGRTHQVRVHMLHAGHPVLGDRQYGRAGAGLIGRQALHASRLSFAHPSTGAALAFEAPLPDDMAALVERLRGTRTDQG